The DNA sequence TGCGCACGAACGCATCCAGATCTCCCAGGCGCGGCTTGGCGCCCTCGCGAGGATGCACCACGGCCGCGACGTGCTGGCCGAAGCGCGGATCGGGCACGCCGACCACCAGCGCGTCGAAGACATCGGGGTGGCCCTTGAGGGCGGCCTCGACCTCCTCGGGATAGATCTTCTCGCCGCCGGAGTTGATCGACACCGAACCGCGGCCCAGCATCGTCACCGTCCCGTCGGCCTCCACCTCAGCGAAGTCGCCCGGGATTGCGTAACGCACACCGTTGAACGTCTTGAACGTCTCGGCGGTCTTCTTCTCGTCCTTGAAGTAGCCCACCGGAATGTGGCCGCACTTGGCGATGACGCCACGCTTGCCCGACCCCGGCTGGACCTCGTTGCCGTCCTCGTCGAGCACCTTGGTGTTCTTGTCGATGGTGACTCGGGGCCCGCCGGTGTGCGACTGGCCTTTGGCCACCACGCTCGAACCGCCGAAGCCGGTCTCCGACGATCCGATCGAGTCGGTGATGATCCGGTCGGGCAGCAGCTCGAGGAACTTCTCCTTGAGGCTGGTCGAGAACAGCGCCGCGGTGCTGGCCAGCAGGAACAGCGAGCTCAGGTCGTAGGTGTTGCCTTCGTCCTGGTGCGCCAGCAGCGCATCCAGCAGCGGGCGCGCCATCGCGTCGCCGGTGAAGAACAGCAGGTTGACCTTGTGCTCGTGGATGGTGCGCCACACCTTGTCGGCGTCGAACTCCGGTTCCAGCACGGTGGTCTGCCCCGAGAACAGCGCCATCCAGGTGGCCGACTGGGTCGCCCCGTGGATCATCGGCGGGATCGGGTAGCGGACCATCGGACCGCTCTCCTTGGCCTGGTTGGCCAGCCCGTGCTCGTCGGCGATCGGCTCGCCCGTGGCGAAGTCGGTGCCGCCGAACAAGACTCGGTAGATGTCCTCGTGGCGCCACATCACGCCCTTGGGGAACCCGGTGGTGCCGCCGGTGTAGAGCAGATAGATGTCGTCCTCGCTGCGCGGGCCGAAGTCGCGCTCCGGCGAGCCCTGCTCGAGCGCGGAGTAGAACTCGACACCGCCGTAGCGCTGGAAATCTTCCTCAGTACCGTCCTCGACCACGAGGATGGTCTTGACGTTCGGCGTCTCGGGCAGCACGTTGGCCACCCGGTCGGAGTAGCGACGCTCGTGCACGAGCGCCACCATGTCCGAGTTGTCGAACAGGTACTTCAACTCGCCTTCGACATAGCGGAAGTTGACGTTGACCAGGATCGCGCCGGCCTTGACGATGCCCAGCATCGCGATGACGATCTCGATGCGGTTCCGGCAATAGAGCCCGACCTTGTCGTCCTTCTTGACGCCCTGGTCGATGAGATAGTGAGCCAGGCGATTGGCCCTCTCCTCCAACTCGGCGTACGTCAGCGTCTCGTCACCCGAAATGAGGGCGACGCGGTCAGGCACGGCGTCGATGGCGTGCTCGGCGAGATCGGCGATATTCAGAGCCACGGCTCTAAACTAGAACGTGTTACATTTCGAGACAAGTCTGTGGCAACGACGCTGGAAGGCGGACATCTGTGAGCGACCCCGACAAGCAGGCCGACTGCCTCGTTGAGCAGCGCGGACACACCCTGATCGTCACCATGAACCGGCCCGAGGCGCGCAACGCGCTTTCTGGCGAGATGCTCTCGATCATGGTCGACTCCTGGGACCGCGTCGACGAAGATCCGGAGATCCGCAGCTGCATCCTCACCGGAGCCGGCGGCTACTTCTGCGCGGGCATGGACCTCAAGGCGGCCTCGGCCAAGCCGCCGGGTGACTCGTTCAAGGACGGCAGCTATGACCCGTCGCGCATCGACGGCCTACTCAAGGGTCGCCGGCTGAAGAAGCCGCTGATCGCCGCCGTCGAGGGCCCGGCCATCGCCGGCGGGACCGAGATCCTGCAGGGCACCGACATCCGCATCGCCGGCGAGAGCGCGAAGT is a window from the Mycolicibacterium poriferae genome containing:
- a CDS encoding acyl-CoA synthetase translates to MALNIADLAEHAIDAVPDRVALISGDETLTYAELEERANRLAHYLIDQGVKKDDKVGLYCRNRIEIVIAMLGIVKAGAILVNVNFRYVEGELKYLFDNSDMVALVHERRYSDRVANVLPETPNVKTILVVEDGTEEDFQRYGGVEFYSALEQGSPERDFGPRSEDDIYLLYTGGTTGFPKGVMWRHEDIYRVLFGGTDFATGEPIADEHGLANQAKESGPMVRYPIPPMIHGATQSATWMALFSGQTTVLEPEFDADKVWRTIHEHKVNLLFFTGDAMARPLLDALLAHQDEGNTYDLSSLFLLASTAALFSTSLKEKFLELLPDRIITDSIGSSETGFGGSSVVAKGQSHTGGPRVTIDKNTKVLDEDGNEVQPGSGKRGVIAKCGHIPVGYFKDEKKTAETFKTFNGVRYAIPGDFAEVEADGTVTMLGRGSVSINSGGEKIYPEEVEAALKGHPDVFDALVVGVPDPRFGQHVAAVVHPREGAKPRLGDLDAFVRKEIAGYKVPRSLWLVDEVKRSPAGKPDYRWAKDVTEQRPADEVHEKHAATSS
- a CDS encoding crotonase/enoyl-CoA hydratase family protein; protein product: MSDPDKQADCLVEQRGHTLIVTMNRPEARNALSGEMLSIMVDSWDRVDEDPEIRSCILTGAGGYFCAGMDLKAASAKPPGDSFKDGSYDPSRIDGLLKGRRLKKPLIAAVEGPAIAGGTEILQGTDIRIAGESAKFGISEAKWSLYPMGGSAVRLVRQIPYTIACDLLLTGRHITAAEALSYGLIGYVVPDGSALDKAIEIAEVINNNGPLAVQAILKTIRETEGMHENEAFKPDTANGIPVFLSEDAKEGPRAFKEKRAPNFQMK